One region of Fusobacterium periodonticum 1_1_41FAA genomic DNA includes:
- a CDS encoding head-tail adaptor protein → MLNITKKLRHLVEVYQMKVSVNDLGENDTVPELLKRAYCEILPLNSTVKNGEANTENNQHQFKFTFRRKSIQGIKKDWFFLFEGLKYEVIYFNRDFKDNQFIEVFCVRTEE, encoded by the coding sequence ATGCTTAATATTACTAAAAAATTAAGACATTTAGTTGAAGTTTATCAAATGAAAGTGTCAGTAAATGATTTAGGAGAGAATGATACAGTACCTGAATTGTTGAAACGTGCTTACTGTGAGATATTACCACTTAATTCAACTGTCAAAAATGGAGAAGCAAATACTGAAAATAATCAACACCAATTCAAATTTACCTTTAGGAGAAAATCCATACAAGGTATAAAAAAGGATTGGTTTTTTTTATTTGAGGGTTTGAAGTACGAAGTTATCTATTTCAACAGAGATTTCAAAGATAATCAATTCATAGAGGTTTTTTGTGTAAGAACGGAGGAGTAA
- a CDS encoding head-tail connector protein has product MDKFLTLDEAKNYLRIDYDDDDLWLQSLLVATVDYLRDAIDDFDIKVEKDKFKSRAKIIALVLLQDWYDNREHAESKDLTYTIRSMITQLQVGGDYA; this is encoded by the coding sequence ATGGATAAGTTTTTAACTTTAGATGAGGCTAAAAACTATCTAAGAATTGATTACGATGATGATGATTTATGGTTGCAATCGCTATTGGTTGCAACTGTGGATTATCTAAGAGATGCCATAGATGACTTTGATATTAAAGTTGAAAAAGATAAATTTAAAAGTAGGGCTAAAATAATTGCTTTGGTGTTGTTACAAGATTGGTATGACAATAGAGAACACGCTGAAAGTAAAGATTTAACCTATACTATAAGAAGTATGATTACTCAATTACAAGTCGGTGGTGATTATGCTTAA